The Niallia circulans nucleotide sequence TTAATTATTTCATAAAAGTAATCTTTCCAAGTTTTACTTTTCATCTATCATCGCTCCCTCCACATTGCATGCAGCCGCAGCTTTTTTAAAGGTATTATTTACAAGATAGATACCCATTAAAATAAATGCGCCTCCGCCTATTAACGCATAAGAAATAGGTTCATCCAGCAACACATTTCCACTTAAAACGCCAAAAAATGGAGCTAAAAATAAATAAGAGCTGGTTTTACCTGGCTCCCCTTTTTGTAAAAGGAAATACCAAACTGCAAATTGAACGATTGACGACATGATACTAAGCCATAATAGGACGACGATTGAAAATTTGTTAAACAGAAAGAACGGGTTTTCCAGGACTATACTTAAAAAAACGAGGATTATTCCACCAAATAGCATTTGATAAGCTGACAGTGTCCAAGTGTCAAACCCCTTTCCCCACCGATTGACTAATAATGTAGAAATTGCCCAGAAAACTGCTGAAAGCGCTCCAAACACTAACCCTACATTCCATTCATTAATGCCTCCTAACGTAATTCCTACACCAATAAACCCTAAGACAACGCCACTCCATTGATACCATTTATAGCGAATACCCAAAAATATCGTTCCGAAAATAATCACTAATAACGGATTCATAAATGTTAAAATGGAAGACTCACTTGCAGTAATAGTTCTTAAGCTAATAAAAATACAACCCATAACTCCTGCTGTTTGGAGAGAGCCTAAAATAATTACTTTTCTCCAATCTCTTAAACCTCTTGGATGTGGTCTTTTAAACTTTTTAACAATAACAGCCATAATAATGCCTGCTAAAACAAATCGTAACCCAGCCAGCAATAAAGGCGAGGCATAGGTTAAGCCTAATTTTCCGATGGCAAAGGATGATCCCATCAGTGCCGTCGTCAAAATAATTAAGATAAAAAAAATGTATTTATTCATGTTGATTATCCTCCAAAGCTATTTTTGTTCTTTAAAATTAACCACTTTTCCTCCCTTGTTAATATGTTCCTTTAGCATTATTATAAGAGCTATATAATACGATACTTATCGAAGTATGGATTACAGAGGTGTTCAAAATGAGTATAAGCCCGAATATTACCGCCTTAACCGCTCTTCTTACAGAGGAATCACGAGCAACAATCCTGGCAGCTTTGATGGATGGCAAATTTCATACTGCAAGTGAATTAGCCTATATGGCGACCATCACACCACAAACAGCCAGTTTTCATCTTGCCAAACTGGTTGAAAAGCAGCTTGTGATAAGTGAAAAAAATGGGCGCTTCCGCTATTTTCGCTTAGCAAACGAGGAAGTTGCCAATACACTTGAAATCTTTATGTCCATCTCACCCCCACCAGAGGTTCGATCATTAAAGCAATCCAGTCAGTTAAAACGATTAGAAAATGCACGAACCTGTTATGACCATTTAGCAGGGAAAATAAGTGTGCAGCTAACAAACATAATGGAGGAATCTGGATATCTAGAGAAAAGCGACAAACAATTTAACATTACTGAAAAAGGAGAGCAGTTCTTTATAGAAATGGGAGTCGATGTTGTTGCATTATCCAAAAAACGCCGTTCCTTTTCACATGCATGCCTTGACTGGAGTGAACGCACACATCATTTAGGTGGTGCATTAGGAAACGGTCTATTTGAACGGTACCTCGAATTAGGCTGGATTGAATCAAAAGCAAATTCGCGTGAAATTACTATCACTGCATTTGGTAAAGCTGGCTTTAAGGAGTTTTTTGGACTGGAGAATTTGTAAGTTGTAATCTTGTAGAGAATAAAAAAGAGCATTATTCCAGCTTGGAATCAATGCTCTTTTAGAATTATGACTATCTTGCTTTCCATTTATTTAAATAAACGGATTTTCATGTGCCTCCACTTTTTGGTGTATGACAATTGGATCAGAGATTAAGCCATACTTTTCATCCTCTGGATGGGTAACAGCTATAGTTGGTGTACTTCCTGCGAACAGATGAATGGCATCCCATGTTGACCATATTGTACATAAAAAGAAATGAGCATATTTATCTTGCTCAACAATTTTAACGTGCGCAGCTAAATTACCTGCAAGTGACTTTGATTCTTCCACACCTGTTTTGTTTAAATAGTCAGCAAAGGCTTCCTTTTTTTCAAGTGGTACAATACCATGCCATGTACGTGATATCACATAAATTCCCCCTTTAACCTTATCGCATATTTATAATTTTCTAATAATTAATATTCAACTAATGGTAAAGGATATAAAAGTACTTTTCAAGGAATAACTGTCCTTCGTTTCTATATAAAAAAGCTTTCTTTATGACAGAAAGCCCTTTACATCAAATGTTTTTAAGCCTAAATTCTTCCCCGCACCCTTATATATAACGACATTATAACCCAAATAATCATTGGAGCGACAATACCACCTATTAGCATAGCAGCTAAGATAGAAACAGAATAACTTATACTATCAAATACTTGAAAAATTACTAACACAACGAAAAGAAGAAATATAATTGGTAAAGCCTTCACCAATGTTACTAAGCCTTTTCTTCCTTCTGCTGTCCATTTATTACTGTATGTGGCAATCAATGTCCAAGCGGCGGGAATGGCGACAATGAGGAATACGACAGCAAGTACATTAAATACCATTTGTAAAGTATCTGTGCTTACAAGTGCTCCTAGACAAGCGGATACTGTCAGAAAAACCAGTGAAAATACGAGCCATTTCATTGATTTTATGGAATTCGCATGCTTTTCAGCCGCAGTC carries:
- a CDS encoding DMT family transporter, which codes for MNKYIFFILIILTTALMGSSFAIGKLGLTYASPLLLAGLRFVLAGIIMAVIVKKFKRPHPRGLRDWRKVIILGSLQTAGVMGCIFISLRTITASESSILTFMNPLLVIIFGTIFLGIRYKWYQWSGVVLGFIGVGITLGGINEWNVGLVFGALSAVFWAISTLLVNRWGKGFDTWTLSAYQMLFGGIILVFLSIVLENPFFLFNKFSIVVLLWLSIMSSIVQFAVWYFLLQKGEPGKTSSYLFLAPFFGVLSGNVLLDEPISYALIGGGAFILMGIYLVNNTFKKAAAACNVEGAMIDEK
- a CDS encoding ArsR/SmtB family transcription factor, with the protein product MSISPNITALTALLTEESRATILAALMDGKFHTASELAYMATITPQTASFHLAKLVEKQLVISEKNGRFRYFRLANEEVANTLEIFMSISPPPEVRSLKQSSQLKRLENARTCYDHLAGKISVQLTNIMEESGYLEKSDKQFNITEKGEQFFIEMGVDVVALSKKRRSFSHACLDWSERTHHLGGALGNGLFERYLELGWIESKANSREITITAFGKAGFKEFFGLENL
- a CDS encoding DUF2812 domain-containing protein, which translates into the protein MKQLRKLSNDGWHVSGFKFMGYTLKKGESADYIYSVDYRSLKDMEAEEYFEFFASSGWTHISSEGNIHLFRASPGTKPIYSDRETAAEKHANSIKSMKWLVFSLVFLTVSACLGALVSTDTLQMVFNVLAVVFLIVAIPAAWTLIATYSNKWTAEGRKGLVTLVKALPIIFLLFVVLVIFQVFDSISYSVSILAAMLIGGIVAPMIIWVIMSLYIRVRGRI